One Polaribacter sp. SA4-12 genomic window carries:
- the tamL gene encoding translocation and assembly module lipoprotein TamL, protein MKASYKKQSFIIVLFVFIYGCGIKKHIPENKRLYTGASIEIDADSTVQKVSELKQDLSSVLSQQPNTKFLGMHLGLYYYYKNQQEKTNFLNRWLYKKIGQKPVYQSDVNAISNKEILRNKLENYGFFYSTVGSSFKEQKKEASIVYRLKIPAPYKMATYKIDSMVSPIYEDIKSLSTTSPIKKEMRFNLGNLKLERLRLDTELKNKGYYNFNSEFLLFEADTNRYKSKKFDLFLKLKANVPKKATVPYQIKNINVYPNYNLNDSTEVKSIRYQEKNYHQDTLFFDPKYLDEFITLKEGDLFNPSTSKNTARRLSSIGVYKFVNIQYKEIKDAITDSIASLEANIFLSPLTKRAIRAELQAVTKSNNFAGPELSLTYSNRNLFKGGETLNISTNIGYETQISSSSSGLSSLELGLKGELVFPRVISPFSINKDYFDYSIPKTKVSLSATYLNRSQLYKLLSGTALFGYTWNANKYITYEVNPISVNYTRLSNTTAEFQEILDNNSYLQSSFDQQFISGLTFSFTYNEMLNAAKSHQFYVQSTLDVAGNSIGLLGKEKTVGEPKQFLGLEYAQYAKADVDIRYHYNFGAKKEQTIAARFFAGYGYAYGNSDVIPFVKQYYSGGPYSVRAFSIRSLGPGTYNDKDTDTASSYFDKTGNVRLEANLEYRFPIFSFLKGAVFADTGNIWNSVSNSDFNDSDGNVRDKLTSNFINELGMGAGFGLRVDVQGFVIRFDLAAPFHDPSLEEGKRWDFRADEPVFNFAIGYSF, encoded by the coding sequence CCTTGGCTTGTATTATTACTATAAAAATCAGCAAGAAAAAACCAACTTTCTAAACAGATGGTTGTATAAAAAAATAGGACAAAAACCAGTTTATCAATCGGATGTAAATGCCATATCGAATAAAGAAATTTTAAGAAATAAATTAGAAAATTACGGCTTTTTCTATAGTACAGTTGGGTCTAGTTTTAAAGAGCAAAAAAAAGAAGCTTCTATAGTATATCGTTTAAAAATACCTGCTCCTTATAAAATGGCGACCTACAAAATAGATTCTATGGTTTCGCCTATTTATGAAGACATTAAAAGCTTAAGCACAACATCTCCAATTAAAAAAGAGATGCGTTTCAATTTGGGTAATTTAAAATTAGAAAGACTGCGATTAGATACCGAATTAAAGAACAAAGGATATTATAATTTTAATTCGGAGTTTTTATTATTTGAAGCGGATACCAATAGATATAAGAGTAAAAAATTCGATTTATTTTTAAAATTAAAAGCGAATGTACCCAAAAAAGCAACCGTTCCTTATCAGATAAAAAACATTAATGTTTATCCGAATTATAATTTAAATGATTCTACAGAAGTAAAAAGCATTCGTTATCAAGAAAAAAACTATCATCAAGACACGTTATTTTTTGATCCAAAATATTTAGATGAATTTATCACCTTAAAAGAAGGCGATCTTTTTAATCCATCAACCTCTAAAAACACCGCCAGAAGACTTTCTTCTATTGGTGTCTATAAGTTTGTAAACATTCAATATAAAGAGATAAAAGATGCTATTACAGATAGTATAGCTAGTTTAGAAGCAAACATTTTTTTATCACCTTTAACCAAACGTGCCATACGTGCAGAATTACAAGCCGTTACCAAATCTAACAATTTTGCAGGTCCGGAATTATCGTTAACGTATAGCAATAGAAACTTATTTAAAGGAGGCGAAACGTTAAACATCAGTACAAATATTGGTTACGAAACCCAAATTTCTAGCAGTAGTTCTGGCTTGAGTAGTTTAGAATTGGGCTTAAAAGGCGAACTTGTTTTCCCGAGAGTTATCTCACCTTTTTCTATCAATAAAGATTATTTCGATTATTCAATTCCCAAAACCAAAGTAAGCTTAAGTGCTACGTATTTAAACAGAAGTCAATTATACAAATTGCTATCTGGCACAGCACTTTTTGGCTATACTTGGAATGCCAATAAATATATTACGTATGAGGTGAACCCTATTTCTGTAAATTATACACGCCTATCAAATACGACCGCAGAATTTCAAGAAATTTTAGATAATAATTCCTATTTACAGAGCAGTTTTGATCAGCAGTTTATAAGCGGACTTACCTTTTCTTTCACCTATAATGAAATGTTGAATGCTGCAAAAAGTCATCAATTTTATGTACAATCTACTTTAGATGTTGCAGGAAACTCTATTGGTTTATTAGGTAAAGAAAAAACAGTAGGTGAACCTAAACAGTTTTTAGGTTTGGAATATGCACAATATGCAAAAGCTGATGTTGATATTAGATATCACTATAATTTTGGTGCTAAAAAAGAGCAAACAATTGCTGCTCGATTTTTTGCCGGTTATGGTTATGCTTACGGGAATTCTGATGTTATTCCGTTTGTAAAACAATATTATTCTGGCGGTCCTTATAGCGTTAGAGCATTTAGTATTAGATCTCTTGGACCAGGAACTTATAATGACAAAGATACAGACACTGCGAGTTCTTATTTTGATAAAACAGGTAATGTTCGTTTAGAAGCAAATTTAGAATACCGTTTTCCTATTTTTTCTTTTCTAAAAGGAGCTGTTTTTGCGGATACTGGAAATATATGGAATTCCGTTTCAAACTCTGATTTTAATGATAGTGATGGTAATGTTAGAGACAAATTGACGTCCAACTTTATAAATGAATTAGGAATGGGTGCAGGTTTTGGCTTGCGAGTAGATGTACAAGGTTTTGTTATTCGTTTCGATTTGGCGGCTCCATTTCATGATCCTTCTTTAGAAGAAGGAAAACGTTGGGACTTTAGAGCAGATGAACCTGTTTTTAACTTTGCAATTGGTTATTCTTTTTAG
- a CDS encoding XdhC family protein has protein sequence MIHELKEIINQADINQQKGLKNVLATVVYLEGSSYRKPGVRMLISENFNSVGAVSGGCVEKEIIHRAKSVFVDNKPKVITYDGRYKLGCEGILYILIEPFFVTNNFIAHFSNATSKREFIKIESHFIKEDEAFGNFGSVVTFENKKQIEFSETFKTQDKNDLEVFSQIIHPSFKLIIIGGEHDAVKLCKVASNLGWEIDVITCVKDSRTIKDFPGANSVIGNSAETIQFSNIEENTAIVIMNHSYVQDLKYVVKLSEYKPKYIGILGAPNRRERLFNELFEFVPDISEDFLDNIYTPAGLHIGAQTPEEIAVSIVAEILSVIRKKEPFSLRKLTGKIHN, from the coding sequence ATGATCCACGAACTTAAAGAAATCATCAATCAAGCTGACATCAATCAACAAAAAGGATTGAAAAATGTGTTGGCAACCGTGGTATATTTAGAGGGTTCATCTTACAGAAAACCAGGAGTTAGAATGCTAATTTCTGAAAATTTTAATTCTGTAGGTGCTGTTAGTGGTGGATGTGTAGAAAAAGAAATTATTCACAGAGCAAAAAGTGTTTTTGTTGATAACAAACCAAAAGTAATCACTTATGATGGTCGTTACAAATTAGGTTGTGAAGGTATATTGTATATTTTAATTGAACCCTTTTTTGTCACTAATAATTTTATTGCTCACTTTTCTAATGCAACTTCAAAAAGAGAATTTATAAAAATTGAAAGTCATTTTATAAAAGAAGATGAAGCTTTTGGTAATTTTGGTTCTGTTGTAACTTTTGAAAACAAAAAGCAAATTGAGTTTTCTGAAACTTTCAAAACTCAAGACAAAAACGATTTAGAAGTTTTTTCTCAAATTATACATCCAAGTTTTAAACTGATTATAATTGGTGGAGAACACGATGCAGTTAAGCTTTGTAAAGTAGCTTCTAATTTAGGTTGGGAAATTGATGTGATTACCTGCGTAAAAGACAGTAGAACAATCAAGGATTTTCCTGGAGCAAATTCTGTTATTGGTAATTCTGCAGAAACAATTCAGTTTTCTAATATTGAAGAAAATACCGCCATTGTAATTATGAATCATAGTTATGTGCAAGATTTGAAATATGTAGTAAAACTGTCTGAATACAAACCAAAATATATAGGCATTTTAGGTGCCCCAAATAGAAGAGAACGTTTATTTAATGAACTTTTTGAATTTGTTCCTGATATTTCTGAAGATTTTTTAGATAACATTTACACACCTGCAGGTTTACATATTGGAGCACAAACTCCTGAAGAAATTGCTGTTTCTATCGTTGCTGAAATTTTATCAGTAATTAGAAAAAAAGAGCCTTTTTCTCTAAGGAAACTTACTGGTAAAATTCATAACTAA
- a CDS encoding nucleotidyltransferase family protein: MKNIAIVILAAGKSSRMNSIKQLEKINNKTLLELTLEKVKSIFSENIFCVLGANADKIKSEINIKNVEFITNENFENGLSSSIITSLNYFKSKKLHFDGIFILLADQPAIETSYLEAMLHLFQTNDDIIIASNYGKKLGVPVIFPEKHFSSLLLIEGNKGAKEFINKRKREIICPQQTTNLFDIDTKEDLQHYKNSILK, translated from the coding sequence ATGAAAAATATTGCTATTGTAATTCTTGCTGCCGGAAAATCATCTAGAATGAATAGTATAAAACAGTTAGAGAAAATTAACAATAAAACACTTTTAGAACTTACTTTAGAGAAAGTAAAAAGTATTTTTTCTGAAAACATATTTTGCGTTTTAGGCGCTAATGCGGATAAAATTAAATCTGAAATAAATATTAAAAACGTTGAATTTATTACCAATGAAAATTTTGAAAACGGATTAAGTTCTAGTATCATTACGAGTCTTAATTATTTTAAAAGCAAGAAACTTCATTTTGATGGAATCTTTATTTTACTTGCCGACCAACCAGCAATTGAAACCTCTTATTTAGAAGCTATGCTTCATTTATTTCAAACAAATGATGATATAATTATTGCATCTAACTATGGAAAAAAACTAGGAGTTCCTGTTATTTTTCCTGAAAAACATTTTTCATCCTTACTTTTAATTGAAGGAAATAAAGGAGCTAAAGAATTTATCAATAAAAGAAAGCGTGAAATTATTTGTCCTCAACAAACAACAAACCTTTTTGACATTGACACAAAAGAAGATTTACAACATTATAAAAATTCAATTTTAAAATAG
- a CDS encoding metallophosphoesterase: MRPLKYTLFSLLFLLISACATIEMQVAENQQTVIKKDSTLIAHTFYLIGDAGNSTLTKNSPALNYLRKHIKGASKKSTLLFLGDNVYETGIPKKKSKKYPLAKRRIEAQTDVAKLFNGNSIFIPGNHDWYHGLDGLKREEKLVEKALGKNSFLPQNGCPLEKVDISKDIVLIIVDTHWYLTNWDNHPTMNDNCEIKTRTKFFDEFEGLIKKARGKTTIVALHHPMFTNGSHGGQYSLKSHMNPLPVLGSLKNLIRKTSGLTNTDIQNKKYNELRKRIITLSQENDKTIFVSGHDHNLQYIVQDNLPQIVSGSGSKTTPTKRTGNAKFTYGKQGFAKLEVYKDGSSNVRFYTVKDDKVVYQTEVLKADEKKGFTTFPKNRITEKKASIYTKEEITKGSVYRFLWGERYRKYFGTEVNAPTVDLDTLFGGLKPVRKGGGHQSKSLRLRDKKGREYVMRALRKNAVQYLQAVAFKDQYIEGQFDDTKTENLLNDVFTGSHPYAPFTIGKLSDAIGVYHTNPVLYYIPKQNSLGYFNDEFGDELYMIEERAASGHGDKASFGFADKVISTDDLLNNLNKNENHVLDEKAYIKARLFDMLIGDWDRHEDQWRWAVFKEDKQTIYRPIPRDRDQAFSIFGDGALLNIATKIVPTLRLMQSYSDELKSPKWFNLEPYPLDMTLISTASKKDWDAQVKLITTNITDAVIDDAFTNFPEEVKGKTISEIKTKLQGRRRNLQKISDSYFYHVNKFQVIRGTHKDDWFDIERLPNGHTKITGYRLKKGEKESIFHQRTYNKSETKEIWIYGLDDKDTFVVKGNDNQVIKVRIIGGQNNDSYNIINGKKVKIYDFKSKKNTFVTNKGSKKLTDDYETNVYDYKKLKNSELLISPTIGFNPDDGVRIGLSNVYTAYGFERNPFTSQHILNASYYFATNGFYLNYSGEFANFFKNWNLGINATFTSPNFAINYFGLGNNSLNPAANEVEEEEYNRVRIKEISAGTFVHWKGDLGAKIKIGVNFQNYKIENTTGRFINLELSPTDPVFEGQKFINTEASYQFENTDNPVFTTMGMKTELKLGYTSNLKNDHNFAYLIPTISFDHKLFSSKKLVLATKLKGHFNFGDSYEFYQAATIGGNSNGLRGFRNQRFTGKNSFYQSTDLRLLLSKVKTSLVPLNIGIYGGFDYGKVWGEQSLTVNPFSSKNWNHSYGGGVFFNAANMLGANIAAFNSNEGLRIAVSLGFKF; the protein is encoded by the coding sequence ATGAGACCACTCAAATACACTCTATTTTCTTTACTCTTCTTATTGATTTCCGCTTGTGCAACAATAGAAATGCAGGTTGCAGAGAATCAACAAACCGTAATTAAAAAAGATAGTACTTTAATTGCTCATACTTTTTATTTAATTGGTGACGCCGGTAATTCTACATTAACTAAAAACTCACCCGCTTTAAACTATTTAAGAAAACATATTAAAGGAGCATCAAAAAAATCAACTTTACTTTTTTTAGGTGATAATGTTTATGAAACTGGAATTCCGAAAAAAAAATCTAAAAAATATCCTTTAGCAAAAAGAAGAATTGAAGCACAGACAGATGTTGCTAAATTATTTAATGGTAACTCAATATTTATACCTGGAAATCATGATTGGTATCATGGCTTAGATGGATTAAAAAGAGAAGAAAAATTAGTAGAAAAAGCGTTGGGTAAAAACTCATTTCTACCACAAAATGGTTGTCCTTTAGAGAAAGTAGATATCTCTAAAGACATTGTTTTAATTATTGTTGATACACATTGGTATTTAACAAATTGGGACAATCACCCAACCATGAATGATAATTGCGAAATAAAAACAAGAACAAAATTCTTTGACGAATTTGAAGGATTGATAAAAAAAGCAAGAGGAAAAACAACAATTGTTGCTCTACATCATCCGATGTTTACAAATGGTTCTCATGGAGGTCAATATTCTTTAAAAAGTCATATGAATCCTTTGCCTGTTTTAGGTTCTCTTAAAAATTTAATCCGAAAAACATCAGGACTTACAAATACCGACATCCAAAATAAAAAATACAACGAACTTAGAAAACGTATTATAACCTTATCTCAAGAAAATGATAAAACAATTTTTGTTTCTGGTCATGATCATAATTTACAATATATCGTTCAAGATAATCTCCCTCAAATAGTTAGTGGTTCTGGTTCAAAAACGACTCCGACTAAACGAACTGGTAATGCAAAATTCACTTATGGAAAACAAGGTTTTGCTAAATTAGAAGTTTATAAAGACGGTTCTTCAAACGTTCGTTTTTATACTGTAAAAGATGATAAAGTTGTTTATCAAACAGAAGTATTAAAAGCAGATGAAAAGAAAGGTTTTACCACTTTTCCTAAAAATAGAATTACTGAGAAAAAAGCATCCATTTATACTAAAGAAGAAATCACTAAAGGTAGTGTTTATCGTTTTTTATGGGGAGAACGTTATCGTAAATATTTTGGAACAGAAGTAAATGCACCAACTGTAGATTTAGATACACTTTTTGGAGGTTTAAAACCTGTTAGAAAAGGTGGTGGACATCAATCTAAATCGTTAAGACTTCGTGATAAAAAAGGCAGAGAATATGTGATGCGTGCTTTGCGTAAAAATGCGGTACAATATTTACAAGCGGTCGCTTTTAAAGATCAATATATTGAAGGACAATTTGATGATACCAAAACAGAAAACTTATTAAATGATGTTTTTACAGGCTCACACCCTTATGCACCTTTTACAATTGGTAAATTGTCTGATGCTATTGGCGTTTATCACACAAATCCTGTTTTATATTACATTCCAAAACAGAATAGTTTAGGTTATTTTAATGATGAATTTGGAGACGAATTATACATGATTGAAGAACGAGCAGCTTCTGGTCATGGAGATAAAGCTAGTTTTGGTTTTGCTGACAAAGTAATAAGTACAGATGATTTATTAAATAATTTAAATAAAAACGAAAATCATGTTTTAGACGAAAAAGCATACATAAAAGCACGATTATTCGACATGTTAATTGGTGATTGGGATAGACATGAAGATCAATGGAGATGGGCCGTTTTTAAGGAAGACAAACAAACCATTTACAGACCAATACCTAGAGATAGAGATCAAGCTTTTTCTATTTTTGGCGATGGAGCTTTATTAAATATTGCAACTAAAATAGTACCAACTTTACGTTTAATGCAATCTTATAGTGATGAACTAAAAAGTCCTAAATGGTTTAATTTAGAGCCTTATCCTTTAGACATGACATTAATTTCTACTGCAAGTAAAAAGGATTGGGATGCTCAAGTAAAGTTAATAACTACTAATATTACTGACGCAGTAATTGACGATGCTTTTACAAATTTCCCAGAAGAAGTAAAAGGCAAAACAATTTCTGAAATAAAAACAAAATTACAAGGAAGAAGAAGGAATTTACAGAAAATTTCTGATTCTTATTTTTACCATGTAAATAAATTTCAGGTAATAAGAGGTACACACAAAGATGATTGGTTTGATATTGAAAGATTACCAAATGGACATACAAAAATCACTGGATATCGCCTTAAAAAAGGAGAAAAAGAATCTATTTTTCATCAACGAACTTATAACAAATCTGAAACCAAAGAAATTTGGATTTATGGTTTAGATGATAAAGATACTTTTGTTGTAAAAGGTAATGATAATCAGGTGATAAAAGTTAGAATTATTGGCGGACAAAATAATGATTCTTATAATATAATAAATGGCAAGAAAGTAAAAATTTACGATTTTAAATCTAAGAAAAATACATTTGTAACAAATAAAGGAAGTAAGAAATTAACGGATGATTATGAAACAAATGTTTACGATTATAAGAAGTTAAAAAACAGTGAGCTGTTAATATCACCAACTATTGGTTTTAACCCTGATGATGGTGTAAGAATTGGACTTTCTAACGTATATACTGCTTATGGATTTGAAAGAAATCCATTTACTTCACAACACATTTTAAACGCTTCTTATTATTTTGCAACTAATGGTTTTTACCTTAATTATTCAGGTGAATTTGCTAACTTTTTTAAAAATTGGAATCTAGGTATAAATGCAACTTTTACGAGTCCTAATTTTGCAATAAACTACTTTGGATTAGGTAACAACTCTTTAAACCCAGCAGCTAATGAAGTAGAAGAAGAGGAATACAATAGAGTTCGAATAAAAGAAATTAGTGCTGGTACTTTTGTTCATTGGAAAGGAGATTTAGGAGCAAAAATTAAAATCGGTGTAAATTTTCAAAACTATAAAATAGAAAATACTACAGGAAGATTTATTAACTTAGAACTAAGTCCAACTGACCCTGTTTTTGAAGGTCAAAAATTTATAAATACAGAAGCTAGTTATCAATTTGAAAACACAGACAATCCTGTTTTTACAACAATGGGAATGAAAACTGAATTAAAATTAGGGTATACTTCAAACCTAAAAAACGATCATAATTTCGCTTATTTAATTCCTACTATTTCATTTGATCACAAATTATTTTCTAGTAAGAAATTAGTATTGGCAACAAAATTAAAAGGTCATTTTAATTTTGGAGATTCTTATGAGTTTTACCAAGCAGCAACTATTGGAGGTAACAGTAACGGTTTAAGAGGTTTTAGAAATCAACGTTTTACTGGTAAGAATTCATTTTATCAATCTACAGATCTTCGTTTACTTTTAAGTAAAGTAAAAACAAGTTTAGTCCCTTTAAATATTGGTATTTATGGTGGCTTTGATTATGGTAAAGTATGGGGAGAACAAAGTTTGACTGTAAATCCTTTTAGTTCAAAAAACTGGAATCATTCTTATGGTGGTGGCGTTTTCTTTAACGCTGCAAATATGTTAGGAGCGAATATTGCTGCATTTAACAGTAATGAAGGATTAAGAATAGCCGTTAGTTTAGGATTTAAATTTTAA
- a CDS encoding DUF423 domain-containing protein, with translation MNTIALITGATFGLTAVIFGAFGAHLLKKKLTTEQLQSFETGVKHQIYHAIVLLLLGFQLNDNATINNYIIYAFIVGTILFSFSIYGLVISSARNKKIRILGPITPLGGLFLIIGWALLIYKFVV, from the coding sequence ATGAATACAATAGCATTAATTACAGGAGCAACTTTCGGATTAACAGCAGTGATTTTTGGTGCTTTTGGCGCTCATTTATTAAAGAAAAAACTAACCACAGAACAATTACAAAGTTTTGAAACTGGCGTAAAACACCAAATATATCATGCAATTGTTTTACTTCTTTTAGGTTTTCAATTGAATGATAATGCTACAATAAACAATTATATTATTTACGCTTTTATAGTAGGAACAATTCTCTTTTCCTTTTCTATCTATGGATTGGTTATTTCTTCAGCAAGAAATAAAAAGATAAGAATTTTAGGTCCAATTACTCCTTTGGGAGGTTTGTTCTTAATTATTGGTTGGGCTTTATTAATCTACAAGTTTGTAGTTTAA
- a CDS encoding TPM domain-containing protein: MKNLVSSTQYSVNSKLLFLVALLFSISLFSQGYKIPDKPKFQTSVYDYTGLLTPSQKSNLEGKLVRYSDSTSTQIVIAIISSTEGENIAYLGANWGEKWGIGQAKEDNGVLMLLAKDDRKITIQAGKGTEHLLTDFQSKRIIERVIIPEFKKGDYYSGLNKGSDYIFKTLNGEFQGTRKNDAEGFDPGIIIFIIIIIVVFILISRGNKNNGSGGKRFRRGSLADTIFDTIILSNAGRGGGSFGGGFGGSSSGGFGGSSGGFGGGFGGGSFGGGGASGGW, encoded by the coding sequence ATGAAAAATTTAGTTTCTAGTACTCAGTATTCAGTTAATTCTAAGTTATTGTTTTTAGTAGCTTTATTATTTTCAATAAGTCTTTTTTCTCAAGGGTATAAGATTCCTGATAAACCTAAGTTTCAAACAAGTGTTTATGATTATACAGGATTATTAACTCCTAGCCAAAAATCTAATTTAGAAGGCAAACTAGTACGTTATTCAGATAGTACTTCTACACAAATTGTTATTGCAATTATCTCATCTACTGAAGGTGAAAATATTGCCTATTTGGGTGCGAATTGGGGAGAAAAGTGGGGAATTGGTCAAGCCAAAGAAGATAATGGTGTTTTAATGTTGTTGGCAAAAGATGACAGGAAGATAACCATACAAGCAGGTAAAGGAACAGAACATTTACTAACCGATTTTCAATCAAAAAGAATCATTGAAAGAGTTATAATTCCAGAATTTAAAAAAGGAGATTATTACAGTGGTTTAAACAAAGGTTCAGACTATATTTTTAAAACTTTAAACGGAGAATTCCAAGGAACACGTAAGAATGATGCTGAAGGATTTGATCCTGGAATCATCATTTTTATCATTATCATCATCGTCGTTTTTATTCTAATTTCTAGAGGAAATAAAAATAACGGAAGTGGAGGTAAACGTTTTAGAAGAGGTTCTCTTGCTGATACTATTTTCGATACCATTATTTTAAGTAACGCTGGTAGAGGTGGCGGAAGTTTTGGTGGCGGATTTGGTGGTTCATCAAGTGGAGGATTTGGCGGTTCTTCTGGAGGATTTGGTGGCGGATTTGGTGGTGGAAGTTTTGGTGGAGGTGGAGCTTCTGGAGGTTGGTAA
- a CDS encoding TPM domain-containing protein, with amino-acid sequence MSKVEAFLSPEEEQEIISAIRVAEKNTSGEIRVHIEASSEKKNHDERSLEVFNLLKMNNTKDENAVLIYVAVKDKKFVIYGDKGINKVVPEDFWNSTKDVMQNHFKQGNFKQGIVDGILKAGEELQEHFPWQIDDEDELSNEISKG; translated from the coding sequence ATGTCTAAAGTAGAAGCGTTTCTTTCTCCAGAAGAAGAACAAGAAATTATTTCTGCGATTAGAGTTGCAGAGAAAAATACTTCTGGCGAAATCCGTGTACATATTGAAGCTTCCTCAGAAAAGAAGAACCATGATGAGCGTTCGTTAGAAGTATTCAATCTGTTAAAAATGAACAATACCAAAGATGAAAATGCGGTATTGATTTATGTTGCTGTAAAAGACAAGAAATTTGTAATTTATGGTGATAAAGGAATAAACAAAGTAGTTCCTGAAGATTTTTGGAATTCAACCAAAGATGTAATGCAAAACCATTTTAAACAAGGGAACTTTAAACAAGGAATTGTTGATGGAATCTTAAAAGCAGGAGAAGAATTACAAGAGCACTTTCCTTGGCAAATTGATGATGAAGATGAACTTTCTAATGAGATTTCTAAAGGATGA
- a CDS encoding LemA family protein gives MKKWLIPVIVILVIGYSVYSWAVGFNNTAVEYQEDAKTAWSNVESSYQRRNDLIGNLVKTVQGAADFEKETLTDVINARAKATSVNINAGDLTPEKMAQFQQAQAGMSGALSKLLVSVERYPELKANANFLELQSQLEGTENRINVARDRFNGGVNTYNKLIKKFPGSFLAGMFNFDEMDRFKSNAGSENAPDVNFDFKNKK, from the coding sequence ATGAAAAAATGGTTAATTCCTGTAATAGTAATATTAGTAATCGGATATTCAGTTTATAGTTGGGCAGTAGGTTTTAATAATACAGCAGTAGAATATCAAGAAGATGCTAAAACAGCTTGGTCTAATGTAGAAAGTTCTTACCAAAGAAGAAACGATTTAATTGGTAACTTAGTAAAAACTGTACAAGGAGCTGCAGATTTTGAAAAAGAGACTTTAACAGATGTAATTAATGCAAGAGCAAAAGCAACTTCTGTAAACATTAACGCTGGAGATTTAACACCAGAAAAAATGGCTCAATTTCAACAAGCACAAGCAGGAATGAGTGGAGCGCTTTCTAAATTATTAGTTTCTGTAGAACGTTATCCAGAATTAAAAGCAAACGCAAACTTTTTAGAATTACAAAGTCAGTTAGAAGGAACAGAAAACAGAATAAATGTTGCTAGAGATCGTTTTAATGGAGGTGTAAATACTTACAATAAATTGATAAAGAAATTTCCTGGATCTTTCTTAGCTGGTATGTTTAATTTTGATGAAATGGATCGTTTTAAATCCAATGCTGGTTCAGAGAATGCACCTGATGTAAATTTTGATTTTAAAAATAAAAAATAA
- a CDS encoding MerR family transcriptional regulator, which yields MHVDLPEKRYYKIGEVASAFNVNTSLVRFWEKEFDIIKPKKNAKGNRLFTQEDIKNFKLIFNLVKERGFTLEGAKQKLKKNPESIFDNQEIISRLEAVKAELIQIKNQL from the coding sequence ATGCATGTAGATTTACCAGAAAAAAGGTATTATAAAATAGGTGAAGTAGCTAGTGCTTTTAATGTAAATACTTCTTTAGTTCGTTTTTGGGAAAAAGAATTTGATATTATTAAGCCTAAAAAGAACGCGAAAGGAAATCGTTTATTTACTCAAGAAGATATTAAAAACTTCAAATTAATCTTTAATTTAGTTAAAGAAAGAGGATTTACATTAGAAGGCGCAAAACAGAAATTGAAGAAAAACCCTGAATCTATTTTTGACAATCAAGAAATTATTAGTAGACTAGAAGCTGTAAAAGCAGAATTGATTCAAATTAAAAATCAATTGTAA